From a single Nakaseomyces glabratus chromosome H, complete sequence genomic region:
- the PNG1 gene encoding peptide-N4-(N-acetyl-beta-glucosaminyl)asparagine amidase (CAGL0H05753g~Ortholog(s) have metal ion binding, misfolded protein binding, peptide-N4-(N-acetyl-beta-glucosaminyl)asparagine amidase activity) has product MVDPIYVEVADMFLKRYKDYVINLFKEPVPLNRVQKLLQENKFAGELFDMSNRLCTMYENGTWHSQVLETLDLDKIYANVDMMPLEDDSQYSDNLVKELLRYFKQDFFTWCNKPVCKSCGASGDDINGAAIQAPTNEEAKFNCGSVEVYHCQKCNSEVRFPRYNDPIKLLETRTGRCGEWCNLFTLVLKSFGLESRYIWNREDHVWCEYYSPYLKRWIHVDSCEQSFDEPFIYSKNWNKSMSYCIGFWRYGVVDVSKRYILQNQLPRDIIKEDDLQFLCHALTKRLRTGLSDDESYKMYCRDDLEQLELNPSATPTKEMQKLKISKTGNKGRISGSAEWKESRGENGK; this is encoded by the coding sequence ATGGTTGATCCGATCTATGTTGAAGTTGCTGATATGTTTTTAAAGAGATACAAAGACTATGTGATAAATTTATTCAAGGAGCCCGTTCCGCTAAATAGGGTACAGAAGTTATTACAGGAGAACAAATTTGCTGGTGAATTATTTGACATGTCTAATCGATTGTGTACCATGTATGAAAATGGTACATGGCACTCACAAGTGCTAGAAACGTTAGACCTTGACAAAATTTATGCAAATGTTGATATGATGCCTCTTGAGGATGACTCACAATACTCAGACAATTTAGTTAAAGAATTATTACGATACTTCAAGCAAGATTTCTTTACTTGGTGCAATAAACCGGTTTGTAAAAGTTGTGGTGCATCTGGAGACGATATTAATGGTGCTGCTATACAGGCGCCAACTAATGAAGAGGCAAAATTCAACTGTGGCTCGGTAGAAGTTTATCACTGTCAGAAATGTAACTCAGAAGTGCGGTTTCCTAGATATAATGACCCAATTAAACTATTAGAGACAAGGACTGGTAGATGTGGTGAATGGTGTAATCTATTTACCTTAGTCCTTAAGTCTTTTGGGCTGGAAAGCCGATATATATGGAACAGGGAAGATCACGTATGGTGTGAATATTATTCTccatatttgaaaagatGGATACATGTTGATTCATGTGAACAGTCATTTGATGAGCcttttatttattcaaagaattgGAATAAGAGCATGAGTTATTGTATTGGGTTTTGGAGGTACGGTGTAGTTGATGTCAGTAAACGTTATATTTTGCAAAATCAGTTACCAAGAGATATAATCAAGGAAGATGACTTACAGTTTCTGTGTCATGCTCTCACCAAACGTCTAAGAACTGGACTAagtgatgatgaatcaTACAAAATGTATTGTAGGGACGACCTGGAGCAACTTGAATTAAACCCTTCTGCTACTCCAACCAAAGAGATGcagaaattgaagatatcaAAAACTGGGAATAAGGGTAGAATAAGTGGATCTGCAGAATGGAAAGAATCGAGAGGTGAAAATGGGAAATGA
- the ERI1 gene encoding Eri1p (CAGL0H05764g~Protein of unknown function), giving the protein MNQRQAGYAILTFTYGVVFVSLTSFWLIQRYYPSAIYYWQWLLLLPASLWSWCVKSWIDAEMFGSSKQE; this is encoded by the coding sequence ATGAATCAGAGACAGGCAGGATATGCTATTTTGACTTTCACTTATGGTGTTGTGTTTGTTTCGCTTACAAGTTTTTGGTTGATCCAAAGGTATTATCCTTCGGCGATTTACTATTGGCAGTGGCTTCTATTGCTTCCCGCATCCCTATGGTCATGGTGTGTCAAGTCATGGATTGACGCCGAAATGTTTGGAAGTTCTAAACAGGAGTGA